The following proteins are encoded in a genomic region of Phragmites australis chromosome 9, lpPhrAust1.1, whole genome shotgun sequence:
- the LOC133928527 gene encoding large ribosomal subunit protein uL16 — translation MGRRPARCYRQIKNKPYPKSRYCRGVPDPKIRIYDVGMKRKGVDEFPYCVHLVSWEKENVSSEALEAARIACNKYMTKSAGKDAFHLRVRVHPFHVLRINKMLSCAGADRLQTGMRGAFGKPQGTCARVDIGQVLLSVRCKDNNAVHASEALRRAKFKFPGRQKIIESRKWGFTKFSRADYLKYKSEGRITPDGVNAKLLGNHGRLEKRAPGKAFLEAVA, via the exons ATCAAGAACAAGCCGTACCCCAAGTCCAGGTACTGCCGTGGTGTCCCTGATCCCAAGATCAGGATCTACGATGTTGGAATGAAGAGGAAGGGAGTTGATGAGTTCCCCTATTGTGTGCACCTTGTCTCTTGGGAGAAGGAGAATGTCTCCAGCGAGGCTCTTGAGGCTGCCCGTATCGCGTGCAACAAGTACATGACCAAGTCTGCAGGAAAGGATGCCTTCCACCTTAGGGTCCGGGTTCACCCATTCCATGTGCTCCGTATCAACAAGATGCTTTCGTGTGCCGGGGCTGATAGGCTCCAGACTGGAATGAGGGGTGCCTTTGGCAAGCCACAGGGAACCTGCGCTAGGGTTGACATTGGCCAGGTCCTCCTTTCTGTGCGCTGCAAGGACAACAATGCTGTCCATGCCAGTGAAGCTCTGCGTCGTGCCAAGTTCAAGTTCCCTGGCCGCCAAAAGATCATTGAGAGCAGAAAGTG GGGCTTCACCAAGTTCAGCCGTGCTGATTACCTGAAGTACAAGAGTGAGGGTAGAATTACGCCTGATGGTGTCAACGCGAAG CTGCTTGGTAACCATGGCCGACTTGAGAAGCGCGCCCCTGGCAAGGCTTTCCTTGAGGCCGTCGCCTAA